DNA from Rubripirellula lacrimiformis:
GACGCTGGCTTTCACGACTTCAAGCTTCGCGTCCTGGATCTTGTTCTCCAGTTCGACGATCGCTTGCCCTGCCTCTTCGATCATCAATTGCTGGCGACTGAGCACCAGGACTTCATCGGCAAGCTGAACCTCTAGCTTCAAACGGTCCGTCTTCGGATCCGATTCTGCCTCGGTGGACTCTTTCAACTGTCGAAATTCGCGTTGTTTCGATTCGACCTGTTCGCGTGCCATGGCGACCGAATCACGGGCTGCCAACAACGATGCTTCGGCGGATTCGCTTTTGGCTTCGCCGCTGTTGCGGGCGTCCTGCAGCTGATCCAGCGCCAAGATGGAATAGGGCGGACCGCCATCGACACCCTCGATTTCGACCCGGCCAAGCTCTGCGTCCAAGCTGACCTGTTTCGACTTGGCGTCCTGGAGCGATGCGGTGGCCGTCTTTTGCTGAGCCATGATGACGTCGATCTGTTTCAACAGATCCACTTGGCTCTCGTCGGCGGCGGGCTTGTCGGGCCCGGAGGGATCGCGCTGCTCGTCTTCTTTTTCGGCTGCCTGTTGCAGCAAGGCGACGCGAAGTTCGGTCGTCACCACATCGTGCTTCTGCTGAATCGACCTGGCCGTCAACGGCTCGGGCGGGTCGGATTCTGCCCACACAGGCAACACGATCAGCATCGATAGCCAAATACCGAGGGCAGCGTCACGAAGATTCATATCGCCATCCATGGCACTAGGAAACGACAACTGTTCACGTGAGCAGGTCGCGTGCCCTGTTAGATAGACCAGTTCGAAATCTTGGGTCAAGTCTGCTTCGGTCCCAATGACGCGATTTCGCCATCAACTCAGCCAGCCTTTGCGATACAGAAACACCAATAAACCGCCTGCCATCAACCCCATCAGCCCCAACGCAAACGGGTATCCAAATGCCCAATGCAGTTCCGGCATGTTCATCGCAGACGCTTCACTGTCGAAGTTCATCCCATAGATTCCGGCCACAAAGCTCATGGGAATGAACAAGGTCGCAATGATCGTCAACACCTTCATCACGTCATTGTTCTTTTCGCCCAGCATCGCGAAGTACAATTCTCGCAGTTCACCGCATGTTTCACGGTCCGTGTCGGCTGTTTCGATCAACTGTTGGACATGGTCTTGGCAGTCGCGGAAATACAGAGCGGTATCGCCGGTGATCAGATCCGTTTCGTTCTGGTTGATGTCGTTCATCGCCAACCGATGTTGATTGACGACCTTGCGGACCTGCAGCAGGTCGCTTCGAATCTCATGCAGGTGCAAGGGCAGGCGGCGATCGTTGGCGGATTCCAACATGGCCCCTGCGGCATCTAGCTTGTGACCGTAGTGTTCCAACACGGGAAAATATCCGTCGATGATCGCATCGATGATCGCATAGGCCAAATAGTCGGCATGGCGTCGGCGAATTCGGCCCAGTTTGTTCGCGATTCGATTGCGTACCGGATCCAGGCAATCACCGGGCCGCTCTTGAACGGTGATCACCATCCCGTCGATCAAAAAGATACTGACCTGTTCGGTTTCGAATTCCGCACCTTCGACGTCACCGGCCACCGGCATGCGTGCGACGAAGAACATCGTGTCGCCGTAGAATTCTAGCTTGGCGTGCTGATGCACATTGATCACGTCTTCCATCGCCAAAGGATGGATGCCGAACATCTTGCTGATCTCCTTCAGCATCACGACATCGCCCACTCCATCAACATTGATCCAAGTGACGTCGTTTCCCGCTTTGGCTGGGATCGGCG
Protein-coding regions in this window:
- the corA gene encoding magnesium/cobalt transporter CorA, which codes for MNLKARFSRRKRRPTVTVGAVPGQMVAHEGSVRGRIRVIHYDSKTHTDQTVESTKDLQVHARKRGKSDPVALDESKTKSESPNQPPPIPAKAGNDVTWINVDGVGDVVMLKEISKMFGIHPLAMEDVINVHQHAKLEFYGDTMFFVARMPVAGDVEGAEFETEQVSIFLIDGMVITVQERPGDCLDPVRNRIANKLGRIRRRHADYLAYAIIDAIIDGYFPVLEHYGHKLDAAGAMLESANDRRLPLHLHEIRSDLLQVRKVVNQHRLAMNDINQNETDLITGDTALYFRDCQDHVQQLIETADTDRETCGELRELYFAMLGEKNNDVMKVLTIIATLFIPMSFVAGIYGMNFDSEASAMNMPELHWAFGYPFALGLMGLMAGGLLVFLYRKGWLS